A window from Chitinophaga filiformis encodes these proteins:
- a CDS encoding DUF3108 domain-containing protein, which translates to MRCLLLIIISLAAIRPAIAQNEFCGITNTSFKAGESITLKVYYNLGKLFIGAGEAVFNCQLEKLNGRDVYHVTGEGKTFRTYDWFFKVRDKYESYIDTATLLPQHFVRNVDEGGYKIYNNVTFDHVHNTAVSEKTTIKTPACVQDVISAIYYARNINFDKYKPGDKIPFDMYLDDKIYNIYIRYIGKETIETKFGKFRAIRFAPLLIQGTMFEGGEKMTVWVSDDANKVPLRIDSPISVGSVKVDMVAYKNLRYNFTSLISK; encoded by the coding sequence ATGAGGTGTCTTCTACTGATTATCATTAGTCTGGCCGCTATCCGTCCCGCAATTGCACAGAACGAATTCTGCGGAATTACCAATACCAGTTTTAAAGCCGGGGAAAGCATAACGCTCAAAGTTTATTATAACCTCGGCAAACTCTTTATAGGCGCCGGCGAAGCCGTATTTAACTGCCAGCTGGAAAAACTCAACGGGAGAGACGTCTACCATGTAACAGGGGAAGGTAAAACATTCCGTACCTATGACTGGTTCTTTAAAGTAAGGGACAAGTACGAAAGTTATATAGACACCGCCACGCTGCTGCCCCAACACTTCGTCAGGAACGTAGATGAAGGCGGTTATAAGATATACAACAACGTTACCTTCGACCACGTGCATAATACCGCTGTCAGCGAGAAAACTACCATTAAAACCCCCGCCTGCGTGCAGGATGTCATCAGCGCTATCTATTATGCAAGGAACATCAATTTCGATAAATACAAACCCGGCGACAAAATTCCCTTTGACATGTACCTGGATGATAAGATCTACAATATCTATATCCGTTATATAGGCAAAGAGACCATTGAAACCAAGTTTGGCAAGTTCCGCGCTATCAGGTTCGCACCACTGCTCATCCAGGGAACGATGTTCGAAGGAGGTGAAAAAATGACCGTATGGGTAAGTGACGACGCCAACAAAGTGCCCCTGCGTATCGATAGCCCTATCTCCGTAGGCAGCGTAAAGGTGGATATGGTGGCCTATAAGAACCTGCGTTATAACTTTACATCCCTGATCAGTAAATAG
- a CDS encoding HIT family protein gives MTVFTKIIKGEIPSYKIAENDSFYAFLDIFPLVKGHTLIVPKVEIDKFFDVTDDLLGEWLLFAKPIAESLERHFPCNRVGVSVVGLEVPHAHMHLIPINTADDMNFSRPKLKLSEEEFKAIQQKITADLGR, from the coding sequence ATGACTGTTTTTACAAAGATCATCAAAGGTGAGATCCCCAGTTACAAAATAGCCGAAAACGATAGCTTTTATGCCTTCCTGGATATTTTCCCCTTGGTCAAAGGCCATACCCTTATCGTACCTAAAGTAGAAATAGATAAGTTTTTTGATGTAACCGACGATCTGCTGGGAGAGTGGTTATTGTTTGCAAAACCTATTGCAGAGTCCTTAGAGCGTCATTTCCCCTGCAATCGTGTAGGTGTAAGCGTTGTCGGTCTGGAAGTACCACATGCACATATGCATCTGATACCGATCAATACGGCTGACGACATGAACTTTTCACGCCCCAAGCTAAAGTTGTCGGAGGAAGAATTTAAAGCAATACAGCAGAAGATTACAGCTGACCTGGGACGTTGA
- a CDS encoding response regulator transcription factor, with protein sequence MEERKPKILLAEDDTNLGMVLKNYLELNDYDVELCRDGILALAAFRREKFDICLLDIMMPNMDGFKLAEEIRDVDPDIPLFFLSAKTMKEDVIHGYKLGADDYIAKPFDSELLLLKIKAILKRNQELNSKEEEQHEFRIGRYAFNARLRTLTRDGDSHTLSPKENELLRMLCEHKNDLLPRELALKKIWGSDTYFNGRSMDVYIAKLRKYLKEDPDIEIVNIHGNGFRLVVKD encoded by the coding sequence ATGGAAGAACGTAAACCAAAAATATTGCTGGCGGAAGATGATACCAACCTGGGAATGGTGTTGAAGAATTATCTTGAACTGAATGACTATGACGTAGAGTTGTGCCGCGATGGTATACTTGCGCTGGCAGCCTTCAGACGCGAGAAATTTGATATCTGCCTGCTGGACATCATGATGCCCAATATGGATGGTTTTAAGCTGGCAGAGGAGATCCGTGACGTGGATCCCGACATTCCGCTGTTCTTCCTCTCTGCCAAAACAATGAAGGAAGATGTGATCCATGGTTATAAACTGGGCGCTGACGACTATATAGCAAAACCTTTCGACAGCGAACTGCTGCTGCTGAAAATAAAGGCTATCCTGAAGCGTAACCAGGAGCTCAACAGTAAAGAAGAAGAGCAGCATGAATTCAGGATCGGGCGTTATGCATTCAATGCCCGCCTGCGTACCCTGACAAGAGACGGTGACTCCCATACATTGTCTCCTAAAGAAAACGAACTGCTGCGCATGCTGTGCGAGCACAAGAATGACCTGCTGCCGAGAGAACTGGCCCTGAAAAAGATCTGGGGTAGTGATACCTATTTCAATGGACGTAGTATGGATGTATACATCGCCAAACTCCGCAAATACCTGAAGGAAGATCCGGATATCGAGATTGTCAATATTCACGGCAACGGCTTCCGCCTGGTGGTAAAGGACTGA
- a CDS encoding response regulator transcription factor, which produces MKLLLIEDEPSVVSFIRRYLSEAGYDVSVALDGQSGLQMATEHSFQLIILDVMLPGMNGMAVCKALRKQNDTTPILMLTALGSTENVVAGLDSGADDYLVKPFKQAELLARIRSLLRRNPDNAANTTTNNHHNANVLKVADLELDLNTKSASRYGENIVLTATEYRLLEYMMRNPRRVLSRMEILENVWGIDFNMNTKVVDVYVNYLRKKVNRKEQPALIQTVVGMGYMLKEEE; this is translated from the coding sequence ATGAAACTTTTACTTATTGAAGATGAACCATCAGTGGTGTCGTTCATACGCCGTTATCTTTCAGAAGCGGGGTACGATGTAAGCGTAGCACTGGATGGCCAGTCTGGGCTGCAAATGGCCACGGAGCATAGTTTTCAGCTGATCATCCTGGATGTGATGCTGCCCGGTATGAATGGAATGGCGGTTTGCAAGGCATTGCGCAAACAGAACGATACAACACCCATTCTCATGCTCACTGCCCTTGGCTCAACGGAGAATGTGGTGGCCGGCCTGGACAGCGGTGCAGACGACTATCTTGTCAAACCTTTCAAACAGGCCGAATTACTGGCGCGCATACGCTCACTGCTGCGCCGTAATCCTGATAACGCCGCCAATACAACAACCAATAATCATCATAATGCCAATGTGCTGAAGGTTGCCGATCTTGAACTGGACCTGAATACCAAAAGCGCCAGCCGTTATGGCGAAAACATTGTGCTTACAGCTACTGAATACAGGCTGCTGGAATATATGATGAGAAACCCCCGCCGCGTGCTCTCCAGGATGGAAATACTGGAAAACGTATGGGGTATTGATTTTAATATGAACACCAAAGTAGTGGACGTTTATGTCAACTATCTGCGGAAGAAGGTAAACCGTAAAGAACAACCTGCCCTGATCCAGACTGTAGTAGGAATGGGTTATATGCTGAAAGAAGAAGAATGA
- a CDS encoding ATP-binding protein: protein MTIRNKILGLFIALTISIILMMAAFAYFLVSRQSFDDFYKRLEIRAYIAARARFTQDKDNSAAYAEIRNEHLERLPHEKEYFLRIDTTGSPAPDPGLKPLRQSFYEKVKAQGKATYRHRDIFYQGVLFENEAGKYVVIVSANNEYGQHFMTELRRTLIICMAIAAVVIVTAGLFFSRYILQPVRQITSRVKDIRAHNLHLRLDTPTSKDEMTELAQTFNNMLDRLETAFETQNNFVSNASHELGTPLTAIIGEAELALNRQRNEEHYRQSLSVILKEAERLEHITKSLLSLAQTGFDGKRQQLEKIRTDELIFTVKETIDRINPDNKVAIDYTMLPEEEDKLVILGNAQLLQLALSNIVQNACKYSDNRPASVALAATDKNIIIIIKDNGIGIPAQDMPFIYDPFYRASNTGGYKGYGIGLPLARNIIRLHGGNIIVNSKENQGTEIRIVLPTYIRS from the coding sequence ATGACCATACGTAACAAAATATTAGGTTTATTCATCGCCCTCACCATCTCCATTATCCTGATGATGGCGGCTTTCGCCTATTTCCTTGTTAGTCGTCAGTCTTTCGACGACTTCTATAAACGGCTGGAGATCCGCGCATATATTGCCGCCAGGGCCAGGTTTACACAAGACAAAGACAATAGCGCTGCTTATGCCGAGATCCGGAACGAGCACCTGGAGCGCCTGCCTCACGAAAAAGAATATTTCCTGAGAATAGATACAACCGGTAGCCCTGCTCCTGATCCGGGCCTTAAGCCCCTGCGCCAGAGCTTCTATGAAAAGGTAAAGGCCCAGGGAAAGGCTACTTACCGCCACAGGGATATTTTTTACCAGGGAGTATTGTTTGAGAACGAAGCGGGGAAATATGTTGTAATAGTTTCTGCCAATAATGAATACGGTCAGCACTTTATGACCGAACTGAGAAGAACCCTCATTATCTGCATGGCCATTGCTGCAGTAGTGATCGTTACTGCCGGGCTTTTCTTTTCCCGCTATATCCTGCAGCCCGTCCGCCAGATCACTTCCCGGGTAAAAGATATCCGGGCACATAACCTGCACCTGCGGCTGGATACACCAACCAGTAAAGATGAAATGACAGAACTGGCTCAGACCTTCAACAATATGCTGGACCGCCTGGAGACAGCCTTCGAAACACAGAACAACTTCGTAAGTAATGCCTCCCACGAGCTGGGCACTCCGCTCACGGCTATTATCGGGGAGGCAGAACTGGCGCTGAACAGGCAACGCAATGAAGAGCATTACCGGCAATCACTATCAGTGATACTGAAAGAGGCCGAAAGACTTGAACATATCACCAAAAGTTTGTTGAGCCTTGCCCAGACAGGCTTTGACGGAAAACGGCAACAGCTGGAGAAAATACGTACAGATGAACTGATCTTTACAGTAAAAGAAACAATAGATCGTATCAACCCCGACAACAAGGTGGCCATTGACTATACCATGCTGCCTGAAGAGGAAGATAAGCTCGTCATATTAGGGAATGCGCAACTATTGCAACTGGCGTTAAGTAATATTGTACAGAATGCCTGTAAATACTCAGACAACCGCCCGGCATCTGTGGCCCTGGCTGCTACAGACAAGAACATTATCATTATTATCAAAGACAATGGTATAGGTATCCCTGCCCAGGATATGCCTTTTATTTACGATCCTTTTTACCGTGCTTCCAACACCGGCGGATATAAAGGCTATGGTATAGGCCTGCCGCTGGCACGCAATATTATACGCCTGCATGGAGGAAATATCATCGTCAATAGTAAAGAGAACCAGGGAACGGAGATCAGGATTGTATTGCCGACATATATTCGTTCATAA
- the greA gene encoding transcription elongation factor GreA, with amino-acid sequence MSGINYVTKETLDQMREELNYLKTKGRAEIARAIAEAREKGDLKENAEYDAAKEAQGMHEARLASLESAIATARVVEADSIDTSKVSILCKVTITNMANKKTVTYQLVSEKEADLKLNKISVTSPIGKGLLGKTVGDIADVQAPNGSLKFKIENITV; translated from the coding sequence ATGTCTGGTATAAACTACGTTACCAAAGAGACCCTGGACCAGATGCGGGAAGAGCTCAACTACCTCAAGACCAAAGGTCGCGCGGAGATTGCCAGAGCTATTGCAGAAGCGCGGGAAAAAGGTGACCTCAAAGAAAATGCTGAGTATGATGCCGCCAAAGAGGCGCAGGGAATGCATGAAGCAAGACTTGCCTCGCTGGAAAGTGCGATTGCAACGGCAAGAGTGGTGGAAGCTGATTCCATTGATACCTCCAAAGTCTCCATATTATGTAAGGTAACTATTACAAATATGGCTAATAAGAAGACGGTTACCTACCAGTTGGTTTCTGAAAAGGAAGCTGATCTGAAACTGAACAAGATCTCAGTGACCTCTCCTATCGGAAAAGGCCTGTTAGGCAAGACTGTAGGTGACATTGCAGACGTGCAGGCGCCAAACGGTAGTTTGAAATTTAAGATTGAGAATATTACAGTATAA
- a CDS encoding response regulator transcription factor, with protein sequence MKARILLVEDDQNVGAVTKKRLEEAGYDVVHSTDGQMAWEQFQSRTFDICLLDVVMPKKDGFTLAEQIRRKNDFIPILFLTSKALDEDKIKGFKTGADDYITKPFSMQELLLRIEVFLKRSKTANSAAEKRTQYNIGKLTFDYNDLILREKNGDVSSTLTQKEADLLKYLCDNANKTLKREEILFHVWGKDDYFLGRSMDVFITKLRKHFRSDPSIKLETLHGVGFRFNVPGQL encoded by the coding sequence ATGAAAGCAAGAATCCTATTGGTGGAAGATGATCAAAATGTTGGTGCGGTAACAAAGAAACGATTAGAAGAAGCGGGCTACGATGTGGTACATAGCACAGACGGACAAATGGCCTGGGAACAGTTCCAGTCGCGGACCTTTGACATATGTTTACTGGATGTTGTTATGCCGAAAAAAGATGGCTTTACACTGGCAGAGCAGATCCGTAGAAAAAATGACTTCATTCCCATACTCTTTCTGACCTCGAAAGCGCTGGATGAGGATAAGATCAAAGGTTTCAAAACCGGCGCCGACGACTATATTACCAAGCCTTTTAGTATGCAGGAACTCCTGCTGCGCATTGAAGTATTCCTGAAAAGGAGTAAAACTGCAAACAGCGCAGCGGAAAAGCGTACGCAATACAATATAGGCAAACTGACCTTTGACTACAATGACCTCATACTCCGTGAAAAGAACGGAGACGTTTCCAGTACACTTACCCAAAAGGAAGCCGACCTTCTGAAATATCTCTGCGATAATGCCAATAAGACACTGAAAAGGGAGGAAATATTATTTCATGTATGGGGCAAAGATGACTACTTCCTTGGCCGCAGCATGGACGTATTCATTACCAAACTCAGAAAACATTTCCGCTCAGACCCCTCCATCAAACTGGAAACCCTTCATGGAGTAGGTTTCCGCTTCAACGTCCCAGGTCAGCTGTAA
- a CDS encoding NAD(P)-dependent oxidoreductase produces MSRKVLITAKVHDYLINKLEEKGYEVSYRPSITYDEVVAAIPEFMGMIVTTRIKVDKGLIDRAGQLQWIGRLGSGMELIDVPYAESKGIHCASSPEGNCDAVGEQALGMLLSLMNNIQKSNLELRQGIWERDGNRGFELNGLTVGIIGFGNTGGAFARKLRGFDVEILAYDKYKTGFSDNYVQEATMDQLFEKADVVSVHLPLTAETHHLVNTAFLQSFKKPVWFINAARGKIVNTDDMLNALEAETIRGACLDVLENEKLSTYSPAEKERFEKLLHMPNVIITPHIAGYSHEASVKMARIVLEKLHVI; encoded by the coding sequence ATGAGCAGGAAAGTATTGATCACCGCGAAGGTGCACGATTATTTAATCAACAAACTGGAAGAAAAAGGATATGAAGTAAGCTACCGTCCATCCATCACATACGATGAGGTGGTGGCAGCCATCCCTGAATTCATGGGAATGATCGTCACTACCAGGATAAAGGTAGATAAAGGGCTGATAGACCGCGCTGGTCAGCTGCAGTGGATCGGCAGGCTGGGAAGTGGTATGGAGCTGATTGATGTGCCTTATGCAGAGAGTAAGGGCATTCACTGTGCCAGCAGTCCTGAGGGGAATTGTGATGCCGTGGGAGAACAGGCATTGGGCATGTTACTAAGCCTCATGAATAATATTCAGAAAAGTAACCTGGAGCTCCGGCAGGGTATCTGGGAACGGGATGGTAACCGGGGCTTTGAGCTGAACGGGCTGACGGTAGGTATCATTGGCTTTGGTAATACAGGTGGCGCCTTTGCCCGCAAGCTCAGAGGCTTTGACGTGGAGATCCTGGCGTATGATAAATATAAGACGGGTTTCAGTGACAACTATGTGCAGGAAGCAACAATGGACCAGCTGTTTGAAAAAGCAGATGTGGTAAGTGTACATCTGCCGCTCACAGCAGAAACGCACCACCTGGTCAATACCGCCTTCCTGCAGTCTTTTAAGAAACCGGTATGGTTCATTAACGCCGCCAGGGGAAAGATCGTTAATACGGATGATATGTTGAATGCTCTTGAAGCGGAAACAATAAGAGGAGCCTGTCTCGACGTGCTGGAAAATGAAAAATTATCTACTTACAGCCCGGCGGAAAAAGAGCGCTTCGAAAAGCTCCTACATATGCCAAATGTGATCATTACCCCGCATATAGCAGGTTATTCCCATGAGGCCAGCGTAAAGATGGCCAGGATCGTACTGGAGAAATTGCATGTGATCTAG
- a CDS encoding bestrophin family protein: protein MLLKKNIPFKYVFGKIKYEVLLVAVYTLVVVLLHDRFNLKHMAIPLSVPMIMGTVISLLLAFRSNQAYDRWWEARTVWGAIVNDSRTFSRQVLSFIDHAYDGEEVGHFRERMVRRQIAWCYALGQSLRGLDGREGLDRHIPKREISHVCRYTNIPMALLELHARDLNYALKQGWINEYQQVQLDQTLSRLCDAMGKCERIKNTVFPATYSLYIHFALNFFILLLPFALIEYFGFVEVPMVVAIAASFLLIEKMAIHLQDPFDNKPTDTPMTAISRNIERDLKQMLNDHHLPETVNAEYKFYVM, encoded by the coding sequence ATGTTATTGAAGAAGAATATCCCGTTCAAATATGTTTTCGGGAAAATAAAGTATGAGGTTTTGCTCGTAGCGGTATATACGCTGGTGGTGGTATTACTGCACGACAGGTTTAATCTGAAGCACATGGCTATTCCATTGTCTGTGCCGATGATCATGGGGACTGTTATTTCGCTGTTGCTGGCATTCCGTTCCAATCAGGCGTATGACCGCTGGTGGGAGGCAAGAACAGTGTGGGGCGCTATTGTAAATGATTCGCGTACGTTTTCAAGGCAGGTGCTTTCATTCATAGATCATGCTTACGATGGAGAAGAGGTAGGGCATTTCAGGGAACGTATGGTACGCAGGCAGATCGCCTGGTGTTATGCGCTCGGCCAGTCCCTGCGTGGACTGGATGGCAGGGAAGGGCTTGACAGGCACATCCCCAAGCGGGAGATATCGCATGTATGCAGGTATACCAATATACCCATGGCGTTGCTGGAATTGCATGCCCGCGATCTTAATTATGCATTGAAACAGGGATGGATCAATGAATACCAGCAGGTACAGCTGGACCAGACCCTTAGCCGTTTGTGCGATGCAATGGGTAAGTGCGAGCGTATCAAGAATACCGTCTTCCCCGCTACTTATAGTCTTTACATCCATTTCGCCCTGAACTTTTTCATCCTGCTGTTGCCATTTGCCCTGATAGAATATTTCGGGTTTGTGGAAGTGCCTATGGTAGTAGCGATTGCCGCTTCTTTCCTGCTGATAGAAAAAATGGCGATCCACCTGCAGGATCCGTTCGACAATAAGCCTACTGATACGCCGATGACGGCAATATCGAGGAATATTGAGCGTGACCTGAAACAGATGCTGAACGATCATCACTTACCTGAAACTGTTAACGCAGAATACAAATTCTATGTGATGTAA
- the ruvC gene encoding crossover junction endodeoxyribonuclease RuvC produces the protein MANKSKIILGIDPGTLVMGYGLILVEGSKASLLEMDVLKLSRHKDHYERLQLIHARVNELIRVHKPVSCAIEAPFFGKNVQSMLKLGRAQGVAIATAMQAGVPVTEYSPKKVKQSITGNGNADKEQIWQMLQRILHFKERPEFLDASDALAVAVCHFFQESSVLPDTRKAKGWEQFLKQNPERIAE, from the coding sequence TTGGCAAACAAGTCAAAAATAATTCTGGGCATCGACCCCGGTACGCTTGTGATGGGTTACGGACTGATACTGGTGGAAGGATCTAAGGCCAGCCTGCTGGAAATGGATGTGCTGAAGCTGTCCCGTCATAAAGACCACTACGAAAGGCTACAACTGATACACGCCCGTGTAAATGAACTGATACGTGTGCACAAACCGGTTTCCTGTGCAATTGAAGCTCCCTTCTTTGGTAAGAATGTGCAAAGTATGTTAAAGCTGGGCCGTGCTCAAGGCGTAGCTATTGCCACTGCAATGCAGGCAGGAGTGCCTGTGACCGAGTACTCTCCCAAAAAAGTTAAACAATCCATTACGGGTAATGGTAATGCAGATAAAGAGCAGATTTGGCAGATGTTACAAAGAATACTACATTTCAAGGAGCGACCTGAATTCCTGGATGCGTCTGATGCTCTCGCCGTTGCGGTGTGCCATTTCTTCCAGGAGTCAAGTGTTTTACCGGATACACGCAAAGCCAAGGGCTGGGAACAGTTCCTCAAACAGAACCCCGAAAGAATAGCAGAATAA
- the rsmA gene encoding 16S rRNA (adenine(1518)-N(6)/adenine(1519)-N(6))-dimethyltransferase RsmA yields the protein MYTLKKSLGQHFLKDENICRKIVDSLPVIPGQQIVEVGPGAGAITKYLLEIPDVHFKAVELDAEKVQYLEKTYPAIQGKIIHESILDTPVPYEGQFTVIGNFPYNISSQIMFRILEWKQQVPTVVGMFQKEVAQRIAATKGKEYGILSVLIQAYYRVEYLFEVHENCFNPPPKVKSAVIRLHRLEQPYDIASDRKFFVLVKTAFGQRRKQLRNPLKPLFDKEYLQDSIFNKRAEELSIADFAALSHKMI from the coding sequence TACACTCAAAAAATCGCTGGGGCAGCATTTCCTGAAAGATGAGAACATCTGCAGGAAGATTGTGGACTCCTTACCTGTAATTCCTGGTCAGCAGATAGTAGAAGTAGGTCCGGGCGCGGGCGCTATTACCAAATATCTGCTGGAAATACCTGATGTTCACTTCAAGGCAGTGGAACTGGATGCTGAAAAGGTGCAATACCTGGAAAAGACCTACCCTGCCATACAGGGAAAGATCATACATGAAAGCATCCTGGATACGCCTGTGCCTTACGAAGGTCAGTTCACGGTGATCGGTAATTTCCCCTATAATATCTCTTCCCAGATCATGTTCCGCATCCTGGAATGGAAGCAGCAGGTGCCAACGGTAGTGGGTATGTTTCAGAAAGAAGTGGCACAGCGTATTGCGGCTACGAAAGGGAAGGAATATGGGATATTGAGTGTACTGATCCAGGCTTACTACAGGGTGGAATACCTGTTTGAGGTGCATGAGAACTGTTTTAATCCGCCTCCCAAGGTGAAGTCGGCAGTGATCAGGTTGCACCGGCTGGAGCAACCATATGATATCGCCAGCGACCGGAAATTCTTCGTACTGGTAAAAACAGCTTTTGGCCAGCGTCGGAAGCAGTTACGCAATCCGTTAAAGCCGCTGTTTGACAAGGAATATCTTCAGGACAGCATTTTTAATAAAAGGGCAGAAGAGCTGAGTATAGCAGATTTTGCAGCATTATCCCATAAGATGATATGA
- a CDS encoding lysylphosphatidylglycerol synthase domain-containing protein, with the protein MLFTWLAYSIYTQLLHHPNLKASLWQMMTTLETRGAMGLLAVVAGMFLNWGLEARKWQLLVKPLQHISFLRAFSAVLSGVSFSINTPNRIGEYGGRVLYLRNNRSKLKAIAATMVGSFSQLIVTIIFGLTGLCYYINKFPLVKGNGYFAPHFWEKILLGLLIVICALVILLYFRLQIILAIFEKIPLLRKARIFVQIIVRYSAGDLEHLLLLSAIRYIVFSAQYLILLDTLGVEMLWWQGFLMNAVVYLVMALVPTIAIAELGLRGKVSLYFMGLLSTNSPGIIAATVCIWFINLVLPAILGSVLLLGIKIFKEK; encoded by the coding sequence GTGCTTTTTACCTGGTTAGCCTATTCCATCTATACACAATTGCTGCATCACCCCAACCTGAAGGCATCTTTGTGGCAAATGATGACCACCCTGGAAACCAGGGGGGCTATGGGTTTGCTGGCAGTGGTGGCGGGGATGTTCCTCAATTGGGGCCTGGAAGCCCGCAAGTGGCAGTTGCTGGTCAAGCCGTTACAACATATATCTTTCCTCCGGGCGTTCAGTGCGGTGCTCTCAGGCGTGTCCTTTTCCATTAATACCCCTAACCGTATCGGTGAGTACGGAGGAAGAGTGTTATACCTCAGGAATAACAGGAGTAAGCTTAAAGCCATTGCTGCCACCATGGTGGGCAGTTTCAGCCAGCTTATCGTCACTATTATCTTTGGGTTAACTGGCCTGTGCTATTATATCAACAAATTCCCGCTGGTAAAGGGAAATGGCTATTTCGCTCCCCATTTCTGGGAGAAAATACTGTTAGGATTGTTAATAGTTATTTGTGCCTTGGTCATATTGTTATATTTTCGGTTACAGATCATCCTGGCGATATTTGAAAAGATCCCATTGTTGAGAAAAGCCCGGATATTTGTCCAGATCATTGTTCGTTACTCAGCCGGCGACCTTGAGCATCTACTGCTGCTTTCCGCCATCAGATACATTGTCTTCTCGGCACAGTATTTGATTTTGCTTGACACATTGGGCGTGGAGATGCTTTGGTGGCAAGGTTTTTTGATGAATGCTGTTGTTTATCTTGTAATGGCCCTGGTACCTACTATCGCTATTGCGGAACTTGGACTCAGAGGAAAGGTCAGCCTGTACTTTATGGGATTACTGAGTACCAATAGTCCCGGAATTATCGCAGCCACTGTATGCATCTGGTTTATCAACCTGGTTCTGCCAGCTATCCTGGGAAGTGTGTTGTTGCTGGGAATAAAGATTTTTAAGGAAAAATAG